Within Deinococcus aerius, the genomic segment CCAGGCTGGCGCGGTTGCGGTCGCCCTTCGTGCTGATGGTCTGGATGCGGAAGTCCGTGTCCGGCCATTCCTCCTTCAGGCGGGCCACCACCCACCGGGTCTGCGCGAGCGCGAGTGTGCTGCCGCGCGTTCCAACCGTCACCGTACGCATAACCGGGGCAGTATATACGGAGTTCCCGGTTTAGGGGCAGGCCGGGTTACAGAGGGCAGGGCAACCCCTCTGCGGTGCAGCTCTGCGAGTCCGGCCTTAGGGTCCACCTTCCCTTCAAGAGAGGCGACAGCCCCGGGTTCCTCGACCTGGATCCCCGCAAGGGGAGCTAATTGAGGGGTTAACCGCAGCCAGCCCTGCCAAAACCCGACTTTGCGCTTGCGCCGGGCCAAAAGCCTTCCCCGTGATTCAGCGGTCGTCGTCGAGGTCGTCGGGCATGTCCCCTGCCGGGACGAGCGTGTGCTGGGGCCGCATGAAGCGCAGGTAGTCCAGCCAGGGGGGCGTGTGCCCGAGTTGCCGGATCAGGAGCGCGATCTGCGCGGTGTGCCGGACCTCGTGCGTCATGACGTGCCACATGAGCTGGTCGAGCGTGACCGTGTCGCTCGCCGGGTCATCCTGAATGAGCTTCACCGGGCGGGCGAGGTCAGGGTTGGTTTCCAGGAAGGCGCGCGTCCTGTCGCCCACCTCCTGGCCGTACTCCAGAATCCAGGACAGGTCGTACTGCTCGGCGTGCGGCTGCACCCAGTCGTGGGGATAGCGTGAGGCCACCCCGTCCCGCCGCGCGATGCCGTGGACCCAGTGATCCTCCATGTCCACGACGTGCAGCAGCAGGTCCTTGATGTTGTGGAAGCGGTCCCCCTCGATCAGGGGCCGATCCAGGTCGGCGGTAGGAAGCGCCCGCAGGAAGTTCCAGAGCTGCTCGCGCGCACCCGAAAGGTAAGTGTAGTACTCGCGGACGTTCATGATTGCCTCACAGCATACCCCTTGCCCCCCCAGGGGGCCCGGAGATTTCATACACCTTCATCCTGTCCTCATCCGCGCCCGACCCGGCCAGCAGTGGGGCGAGGGCACGCTCCACGTCCTCCACCGTGTTGACCTGAACGAGCGCCTCGCGCAAGTCGGGGTGATCGGGCAGATACTGGGGCAGCACCTTGCGCAGGGGCCGCACGCTGAGGAGCCCGAAGCGGTCGGCGCCGTAAAAGGCCACGTGCAGCCGGGCATGTCGCAGGGCGGTGCGTGCCCGCTCCCCCGCGTCCGGCGCCGCGTCCTCCCCCGTCGCCAGCGCGCGGAACACCCAGGGGTTCCCGACTGCCCCGCGCCCGATCATCACGGCGGCCACCCCCGAGCGCAGCCGGGCACGGGCCTGCGCCGCGCTCCGCACGTCCCCGCTGCCCACGACCGGCACGTCCACGCTCGCCGCCACCCGGGCAACGGCGTCCCAGTCGGCCTCGCCCGTGTACCGCTGGGCGCTCGTGCGGCCATGGACGGTAATCAGGCTGGCCCCCGCCGCGGCCAGGCCCTGCGCGACCTCGACGCTGCGGTTGGTGTCCCAGCCGAGGCGAATCTTGGCGCTCACGTCGAGTTCGGTCGCCCCCCGCATCGCCCGCACGAGGTCGTAGGCCACCTCGGGCGTCTGGAGGAGGCAGGCCCCACCCCGGCCCCGCACCTTGGGGACCGGGCAGCCCATGTTCAGGTCGAGGGCGGCGGGGGTAAACCAAGCCTGGGCGCGCCGCACCGCCTCCGCCAGGATGTCGGGCTCGGCGCCGAACAGTTGCACGACCCGGTTCGCCTCGCCGGGGTAAGGCCGCCCCAGCGTGAGCTTTTCGGAGTCGCCGCCCAGCACCAGGCCGCGGGCGCTGATCATCTCGCTGACGGTCCACAGCGCCCCCTCCTCGGCGGCGAGCTGACGCAGGGGGGCGTCGCTGTACCCCGCCATGGGGGCCAGGACGGCGCCGGGCCGGGAGAGGCGGCGAGCGTAGAAGCCGGGACCGCAGGTCACCCCGGCAGGGTAGCGCAGGTGTACACCCCGCGCGTGAAGTTCGCCTCAAACGGCGGTAAGGAGCCAACTTACCCCCGCGGCGGGTGGAGGACGTATGCTGTCCCCAGTCCGGCTCACCCTCCAGATGTTCCAACCCCGCCCGCCGGACGGGAGGCCCTGACTTGAACGTCACGCCGCTGGCGCTCCACCACGCGCCGCTGCTTCACACGCTGTACGCCGCCGCCCCCGGGTATTTCGCCCTGCTCGGCACCCGCGTGCCCACCCCGCGCGAGGTCGAGCGCGACGTGGAAATCGCGCTTCTGGACCCCCGCCGCCGTCTGGAGCTGCTGCACGACGGCGGCGAACTCGTGGGCAGCCTGGACTGCAAGCTCGGCTACCCCGGACCCGGCGACCTCACCATCAACCTGCTGCTGATTCGGGAAGACCGCCAGTCGCAGGGGCTGGGCGAGCAGGCCGTGCGCGACCTGGAGGCCCGCTTGCCCCCCGGCACCACCCGCATCCTGGCGAGTGTGCTGGGCGACAACCCGCGCGGCGCCCGCTTCTGGGAACGCCGGGGCTACACCTTTGCCCTCGACGCCCGCCCGGCAATGACGTGGTACGCCAAGCCGGTGGCCACCTCCGAGGTCAAGGTGGGCCTCCCGGCGCTCAGCCTCGCCAGCGACTGAGGAGACGGTCCAGGAGGCCGGGAAGGCCAGGCTGTCCCACCTCTGGAAGCTGCGCTGACGGGCGAGCTTGCCGGGTGAGCGCCCCCTCACCCCTGGCTGCGCCAGGCCCTCTCCCACGAGGGGAGAGGGTCAGAACAGCCACAGGGGAAGGGACACCAGAGCGTTGGGGTGGAGATCAAAGCCTGGTTCCTGGACCCCTGAACCAGCCAGCCCCTAGACTTCCCCCGTGATCGTGAAATACGGCGGGAACGCCATGAAGAGCGCGGAGCTGCGGCGGGCGGTCGCCGGGGAGATCGCGGCGCTGCGGGCCGAGGTGCCCGTCGTGGTCGTGCATGGGGGCGGGCCGGTGATCGAGCGCGAACTGGCGGGGCGCGGCATCGGGAGCGAGTTCCGGGGCGGCCTGCGCGTGACCTCGCCGGAGGCGATGGAGGTCGTCGAGATGGCGCTTGCCGCATTGAACAAGCGGCTCAGCCAGGACGTGGGGCACGCGGTGGGCCTGATGGGCCGCGACTGCGAACTGCTGGTGGCCGAGAGCCTCGACCCCGCGCTGGGCCGGGTGGGCCGGGTAACGGGCGTGAACGCTGGCCTGCTGAGCACGCTGCGGGGGGCGGGCCTCACTCCCGTGGTGGGCTGCGTGGCCGTGGCCCCGGACGGTGAGGCGCTCAACGTGAACGCCGACACGGCGGCGGGGGCGGTCGCCGGGGCGCTGGGCGAACCCATCGTGTTCCTGACCGACGTGGACGGCGTGTACCGCGCCTATCCCGACCCGAAGAGCCTGGCGCCGCACCTCACCCGCGCGGAGGTCGAGGCGGGCATCCGGGACGGCTGGATCGCGGGGGGCATGATCCCCAAGGTGCGCGCGGCGCTGGAGGCGCTGGACGCCGGAGCCCCCTTCGCCGTGATCGCCAGCGGGATGAAGGCGGGCGTGCTGGCCGCCGCCGCGCGGGGGGAGGCGGGCACGCGGATCACACCTTGACCCCTACCTCGTCACGCTGAACAGCAGGGTATTGCGGAGCTGCCCGGGGTCGTCCGCCGCCACGTCGTCGTTTCTCAGCAAGGCGTCCAGGGTGTAACCCAGGGTGCGGGGGATCCGGGCGCTGCGCTCGTTGCGGCGGTCACAGCGAACCTCGATGCGGCGAAGGCCCAGCGTCTCCAGGCCCACCTCCGTCAGGGTCCTCGCCACCTCGGTCGCGTAGCCCTGCCCGGTATGCGCCGTGGCGATCCAGTACCCGATCTCCCCCTTCGGCACCCGCCAGTCGAGGGCGTGGTAGCCGCTGCTGCCCATCAGTTCCGTGCCCTCCGCGTTCCAGACGTGGTAGCGCAGGGTCTCCCGCCGCTCGAACCTCTGCGCCGCCTCCGTGAGGTTCTGGACCGTGCCGGGCAGGTCCAGGGGGTCGTGCGCCCAGACCATCCAGCGCCGTAATTCGGGGAGCGAGGTCTGGACGGCGGTATGCAGGGCGGGGGCGTCCTCGGGCCGAGGCGCGCGGAGGAGCAGGCGGGGCGTGCGAAGTTCAGGGGGAACCTGGGGCAGGGCCGTCATGGGGGCAGGGTACCCGCTGCCCCCTCCGCCTCAGGCGCCAAGCCCCGTGGGGAGCAGCAGGTGGTCGCGGCGGTAGGCGACCTGGAATCCCGCGCGGCGCATGTTGTGCTCGCTGGGATTGGGCTTGTCGGGCAGGTCCTCGGCGACCTGGGTGAAGACGGTGTGCGCCCCAGCACGGGCGGCGTCGGTGACCCGGCGGGCCACCAGGGCGAGTTGCGCCCCGCGCCGCCTCCAGTCGGGCAGGGTGGTGGCGTTGCCCAGCCAGGCGTACCCGCCTTGCAGGTGCAGGCTGGCGGAGGCGACGGGCACGCCCCCGTCCCAGGCGAGATAGTGGGTCCAGCCCGCCCGGCCCAGCACGCCGCGCCCCATCGCCATCAGGTCGGGGGGCATTGAGAATCCCCGGCCCATCACGTCCAGGAAGGTGCCCGTCTCCTCCGGCCCGACCTCCCGCAGGTCCAGGCCGGGAGCCGGGCTGTTCCAGGGGGTGGCCTCGCGCCAGAGCTGCATCCAGGCCCGGGTCGGCTGCGCCCCACGTTCCAGCAGCCGCCCGCGCAGGTCGCCAGGCTGGGCGCCGGGAACAACCCCGACCATCAGCCGCGTCAGCCCGTGGGCGCGGCCCGCCGCCTGAAGCTCGTCCAGGTCGGCCCCCGTGGCCGGTCGCTCCACACCCAGGCTCAGGGTGCGGTTGAAGTCCATGACCTGCGGGTAGTGGCCCAGGGTCAGGAGCGCCCCACCCGCCACGTCCGCGAGCGTCAGGCCCAGGACCGCCCGCTCGGCCTCGGGAACGCTGCCCACCAGGCCCTCCAGGACCAGCCGCTCCTGACGCTCCAGGCTCCGGGGTGAAAGGTCGCGGTGATGGGTCATGCCCGAGCGTACACCCACCCGGCCCGGCGGCCCCGAGGGTCAGGACCCCTTCAGCCGCCGGTCCCCCGGGTTCACCCCGTACACCGCGCCCCAGGGCTTGTACACGCTCCTGAGGATGTCCTGGCTGCTCTCACCGCCGGGGTAGGCGACGACGCGCCTCATCACGACCGTCATCCCCTGGGCGGGCGTGTCGAGCAGGCGGCTCTGCCCGAGGACGACC encodes:
- a CDS encoding GNAT family N-acetyltransferase, coding for MNVTPLALHHAPLLHTLYAAAPGYFALLGTRVPTPREVERDVEIALLDPRRRLELLHDGGELVGSLDCKLGYPGPGDLTINLLLIREDRQSQGLGEQAVRDLEARLPPGTTRILASVLGDNPRGARFWERRGYTFALDARPAMTWYAKPVATSEVKVGLPALSLASD
- a CDS encoding GNAT family N-acetyltransferase, which translates into the protein MTALPQVPPELRTPRLLLRAPRPEDAPALHTAVQTSLPELRRWMVWAHDPLDLPGTVQNLTEAAQRFERRETLRYHVWNAEGTELMGSSGYHALDWRVPKGEIGYWIATAHTGQGYATEVARTLTEVGLETLGLRRIEVRCDRRNERSARIPRTLGYTLDALLRNDDVAADDPGQLRNTLLFSVTR
- a CDS encoding tRNA dihydrouridine synthase, with protein sequence MTCGPGFYARRLSRPGAVLAPMAGYSDAPLRQLAAEEGALWTVSEMISARGLVLGGDSEKLTLGRPYPGEANRVVQLFGAEPDILAEAVRRAQAWFTPAALDLNMGCPVPKVRGRGGACLLQTPEVAYDLVRAMRGATELDVSAKIRLGWDTNRSVEVAQGLAAAGASLITVHGRTSAQRYTGEADWDAVARVAASVDVPVVGSGDVRSAAQARARLRSGVAAVMIGRGAVGNPWVFRALATGEDAAPDAGERARTALRHARLHVAFYGADRFGLLSVRPLRKVLPQYLPDHPDLREALVQVNTVEDVERALAPLLAGSGADEDRMKVYEISGPPGGARGML
- a CDS encoding GNAT family N-acetyltransferase — encoded protein: MTHHRDLSPRSLERQERLVLEGLVGSVPEAERAVLGLTLADVAGGALLTLGHYPQVMDFNRTLSLGVERPATGADLDELQAAGRAHGLTRLMVGVVPGAQPGDLRGRLLERGAQPTRAWMQLWREATPWNSPAPGLDLREVGPEETGTFLDVMGRGFSMPPDLMAMGRGVLGRAGWTHYLAWDGGVPVASASLHLQGGYAWLGNATTLPDWRRRGAQLALVARRVTDAARAGAHTVFTQVAEDLPDKPNPSEHNMRRAGFQVAYRRDHLLLPTGLGA
- the argB gene encoding acetylglutamate kinase, with translation MIVKYGGNAMKSAELRRAVAGEIAALRAEVPVVVVHGGGPVIERELAGRGIGSEFRGGLRVTSPEAMEVVEMALAALNKRLSQDVGHAVGLMGRDCELLVAESLDPALGRVGRVTGVNAGLLSTLRGAGLTPVVGCVAVAPDGEALNVNADTAAGAVAGALGEPIVFLTDVDGVYRAYPDPKSLAPHLTRAEVEAGIRDGWIAGGMIPKVRAALEALDAGAPFAVIASGMKAGVLAAAARGEAGTRITP
- a CDS encoding DinB family protein; translated protein: MNVREYYTYLSGAREQLWNFLRALPTADLDRPLIEGDRFHNIKDLLLHVVDMEDHWVHGIARRDGVASRYPHDWVQPHAEQYDLSWILEYGQEVGDRTRAFLETNPDLARPVKLIQDDPASDTVTLDQLMWHVMTHEVRHTAQIALLIRQLGHTPPWLDYLRFMRPQHTLVPAGDMPDDLDDDR